A genomic region of Mesorhizobium sp. NZP2077 contains the following coding sequences:
- a CDS encoding aspartyl/asparaginyl beta-hydroxylase domain-containing protein has protein sequence MSHTYDLASDVIRRVYEKRIDAPAILDTASEFPNVAKFTDAWRDIRDEALGVHLGKVPLFHDIMPEQADISANDGLDWRMFVLKAYDMAVPENLARMPVLSRLLAECPEVKSAAVSFLAPRKHIPSHRGPFRGIMRFHLGLVIPRQADGRPATVMMINHQEKRITDGEGMLWDDTYPHEVMNNADEARIALLLDVWRPGMPWDMEMLSRLIVRGVQAGMRRRGVSFGG, from the coding sequence ATGTCCCATACCTACGATCTTGCATCCGATGTGATCCGGCGTGTCTACGAAAAGCGAATAGACGCGCCGGCGATCCTCGATACCGCCAGCGAATTTCCCAACGTGGCGAAATTCACCGATGCCTGGCGCGACATCCGCGATGAAGCGCTTGGCGTGCATCTGGGCAAGGTCCCGCTCTTCCACGACATCATGCCGGAGCAGGCCGATATCTCGGCCAATGACGGCCTCGACTGGCGCATGTTCGTGCTCAAGGCCTATGACATGGCGGTGCCGGAGAACCTCGCGCGGATGCCGGTTCTCAGCCGCTTGCTCGCCGAATGCCCGGAAGTCAAATCGGCGGCGGTTTCGTTCCTCGCGCCGCGCAAGCACATCCCCAGTCATCGCGGACCTTTCCGCGGCATCATGCGGTTTCACCTTGGCCTGGTCATCCCGCGACAGGCCGATGGCCGCCCGGCAACCGTCATGATGATCAACCATCAGGAGAAACGGATCACCGACGGCGAAGGCATGCTTTGGGACGACACCTACCCGCATGAGGTGATGAACAACGCCGATGAAGCCAGGATCGCCTTGCTGTTGGATGTATGGCGCCCGGGAATGCCCTGGGACATGGAGATGCTGTCCCGGCTCATCGTGCGCGGCGTGCAGGCAGGGATGCGCCGCAGGGGCGTGTCGTTCGGCGGCTGA
- a CDS encoding efflux transporter outer membrane subunit, which yields MTGFERGPVAAGRLIVSMITAVLLSGCVVGPDYRMPILPMPANWSGEKPTKSVQPAQLSRWWQRLRDPQLNTLVEEAVAGNLDVATAKAKIREARASYRQSAGTLLPSADGSGSVTRNKSAATTSGTDSIYSEYQAGFDASWELDLFGANRRGVEAARYGVDAAQEELRSTLLTLVGDVASYYTQARGYQARIALARRSAVSQRQTAELTRIMLLAGSATAADVAKAMGQAASTEAAVPTLEASYAEAVHRLSVLTGRPPAALAERLKRSKPIPSPRLPMPTGIPADILLSRPDVRMAERQYAQYTAKVGQAEAARYPSVSLTGNISTAALNLGDLGKNSSIGWSFGPSLSVPLFNAGQLQAAADVARAQRDQYFIAYRASLLTALEDVENALVLTAQERIRISKLAASAKSYAEAANLEGTLYKAGETSLLDVLDAQRSLYSAEDSLLQSRVLLATNYIALNKALGGGWDGAVDSSKPEIVDVKTGPRLAATMTAQ from the coding sequence ATGACAGGTTTTGAACGTGGCCCGGTTGCCGCGGGGCGGCTCATTGTGTCCATGATTACGGCTGTTTTGCTCAGCGGATGCGTCGTCGGCCCCGACTATCGGATGCCCATCCTGCCGATGCCGGCGAACTGGAGTGGCGAGAAGCCGACGAAATCCGTCCAGCCGGCGCAATTGTCGCGATGGTGGCAGCGCCTGCGCGATCCGCAGCTCAACACGCTTGTCGAGGAAGCCGTCGCCGGCAATCTCGACGTCGCCACCGCCAAGGCCAAGATCCGCGAGGCGCGCGCCAGCTATCGCCAGAGCGCCGGCACATTGCTGCCGTCGGCGGATGGTTCCGGCTCGGTGACGCGCAACAAGTCGGCCGCGACCACATCGGGGACCGATTCCATCTACAGCGAGTACCAGGCAGGCTTCGACGCCAGCTGGGAACTCGACCTGTTCGGCGCCAACCGCAGGGGCGTCGAGGCCGCGCGCTACGGCGTCGACGCGGCGCAAGAGGAATTGCGTTCGACTCTTCTGACCCTGGTTGGCGATGTCGCGTCCTATTACACCCAGGCGCGCGGCTACCAGGCCCGCATCGCGCTCGCCAGGCGTTCGGCCGTATCGCAGCGGCAGACCGCCGAACTCACCCGCATCATGTTGCTGGCAGGATCGGCAACGGCGGCCGATGTCGCCAAGGCAATGGGGCAGGCTGCCAGCACCGAGGCCGCGGTGCCGACGCTGGAGGCAAGCTATGCCGAGGCGGTGCATCGCCTGTCGGTGCTGACAGGCCGCCCGCCGGCGGCGCTCGCCGAGCGGCTGAAGCGGAGCAAGCCGATCCCGTCGCCGCGTTTGCCGATGCCGACCGGGATTCCCGCCGACATCCTCTTGTCGCGCCCGGATGTGCGCATGGCCGAGCGGCAATATGCACAGTACACCGCCAAGGTTGGCCAGGCCGAGGCGGCGCGCTATCCCTCGGTCAGCCTGACGGGAAATATCAGCACGGCGGCGCTCAATCTCGGCGATCTCGGCAAGAATTCGTCGATCGGCTGGTCCTTCGGGCCTTCGCTCAGCGTGCCGCTGTTCAATGCCGGTCAGTTGCAGGCGGCCGCCGATGTCGCTCGCGCGCAGCGCGACCAGTATTTCATCGCCTACCGCGCTTCGCTGCTGACCGCGCTCGAGGATGTCGAGAATGCGCTGGTGCTGACGGCGCAGGAGCGCATCCGGATCAGCAAGCTTGCCGCGTCGGCCAAATCCTATGCCGAGGCCGCGAATCTCGAAGGCACGCTCTACAAGGCCGGCGAGACCAGCCTTCTCGATGTGCTCGACGCCCAGCGCTCGCTCTATTCGGCCGAGGATTCACTGCTGCAAAGCCGCGTCCTTCTGGCGACCAACTACATCGCCCTCAACAAGGCGCTCGGCGGCGGCTGGGACGGCGCGGTCGACAGCTCAAAGCCCGAGATCGTCGACGTCAAGACCGGGCCACGGCTGGCGGCGACGATGACGGCACAATGA
- a CDS encoding efflux RND transporter periplasmic adaptor subunit gives MSIQSSPSSQPVRRLAPWAAALAATVLLAACSQEGSKAPAGMAGASKPEVGVVTLHPQSVAITAELPGRTSASLTADVRPQVNGIIQARLFKEGSEVVVGQPLYLIDPASYQASYDSAQAAQQKAEAAVPTAQAKFDRYAGLLKQNVVSKQDYDDAAATLAQANADVASAKASVETARINLDYTKITAPIDGRIDKSSLTPGALVTANQDTLLTTIRSLDPINVDVTQSSTNLLNLRQAINEGRLKFSGPNVSVKLKLENGTIYNQTGKLEFAGANVDQTTGTFALRAEFPNPDRLLLPGMYVRALVEEGVAQNSFLVPQRAVTRNTKGEATAMVINAQGKVETRVLAVRNSVGNNWLVDSGVGDGDRVIVEGLQLVRPGGDATGVEVTIDETTGEVKDRAQTSSSASSTAVADSGQKPAQGASTGN, from the coding sequence ATGTCTATCCAGTCTAGCCCGTCTTCCCAGCCGGTACGCCGGCTCGCGCCATGGGCCGCAGCGCTTGCCGCCACGGTTCTTCTGGCGGCCTGTTCGCAGGAGGGGAGCAAAGCTCCCGCCGGCATGGCCGGTGCAAGCAAGCCGGAGGTCGGTGTCGTCACGCTGCATCCGCAATCGGTGGCGATCACCGCCGAACTGCCGGGACGCACGTCGGCCTCGCTCACCGCCGATGTGCGCCCGCAGGTCAACGGCATCATCCAGGCGCGGCTGTTCAAGGAGGGCAGCGAGGTGGTGGTCGGGCAGCCGCTCTACCTCATCGACCCGGCGAGCTACCAGGCATCCTATGACAGTGCGCAGGCAGCCCAGCAGAAGGCCGAAGCGGCGGTACCGACGGCGCAGGCCAAGTTCGACCGCTATGCCGGCTTGTTGAAGCAGAACGTTGTTTCGAAACAGGATTATGACGATGCCGCGGCAACGCTGGCGCAGGCCAATGCGGATGTGGCGTCCGCCAAGGCCAGTGTCGAAACCGCGCGCATCAATCTCGACTACACCAAGATCACCGCGCCGATCGACGGCCGCATCGACAAGTCGTCGCTGACGCCAGGCGCCCTGGTCACCGCCAACCAGGACACCTTGCTCACCACCATCCGTTCGCTCGATCCGATCAATGTCGACGTCACGCAGTCGAGCACCAATCTGCTCAATCTGCGCCAGGCGATCAATGAGGGCCGGCTGAAGTTCAGCGGCCCCAATGTCAGCGTCAAGCTGAAGCTCGAGAACGGCACCATCTATAACCAGACCGGTAAGCTGGAATTCGCCGGCGCCAATGTCGACCAGACGACCGGCACCTTTGCGCTGCGGGCCGAGTTCCCCAATCCCGACCGACTGCTTCTGCCGGGCATGTATGTGCGGGCGCTGGTCGAAGAGGGCGTCGCCCAGAACAGTTTCCTGGTGCCGCAGCGCGCCGTCACCCGCAACACCAAGGGCGAGGCGACCGCCATGGTCATCAACGCGCAGGGCAAGGTCGAGACGCGCGTGCTCGCAGTGCGCAACAGCGTCGGCAACAACTGGCTGGTGGATTCGGGCGTCGGCGACGGCGACCGCGTCATCGTCGAGGGCTTGCAGCTCGTGCGCCCCGGCGGTGATGCGACCGGCGTCGAAGTGACGATCGACGAGACGACCGGCGAGGTGAAGGATCGGGCGCAAACCTCTTCGTCCGCATCTTCCACGGCGGTGGCCGATAGTGGCCAAAAACCGGCGCAAGGCGCCTCGACCGGGAACTGA
- a CDS encoding efflux RND transporter permease subunit, with product MSAFFINRPIFAWVIAIVIMLGGLLALSTLPISQYPQIAPTTVNISATYPGADASTVENSVTKVIEQGMTGIDNLDYMTATSTSTGAATITLTFTTAADPDTAQVQTQNKLQLVQSQLPQVVQSNGITVSKSSTGFLMVIGFVSSDGKMNSTDLADYVDSTINDTLKRVEGVGSTQLFGSSYAMRIWLDPDKLAKYTLMPSDVASAIEAQNTQVSAGQLGGMPQRKGQQLNATVTAKSRLQTAEQFRNIILKSQTDGSLVRLNDVATVELGAESYTTQARYNGQPAAGVAVNLATGANAINTAEAVRTTINRLSSTFPQGVEVVYPYDTSPFVRLSIEEVVKTLAEAIVLVFLVMFIFLQNLRATIIPTIAVPVVLLGTFGVLSLFGYSVNTLTMFAMVLAIGLLVDDAIVVVENVERVMQEEDLSPKEATRKSMGEITGALVGIATVLSAVFVPMAFFGGSTGIIYRQFSVTIVSAMVLSVLVALVLTPALCATILRRPKDHATQTGPFGWFNRVFDRGTSAYRDGSHGIINRSWRFLAVFLAIVVAMGWMFARLPSSFLPEEDQGILITSVSLPVGATQDRTERVLAEVTDHYLKEEKEAVQGVFTASGFGFGGAGQNVGIAFVPLKEFSQRSSPALAAQAVAGRAMGAFRKIRDAQVFALAPPAIQGFGNTNGFDFYLQDVNGAGHDALIQTRNQLLGLAAQSKVLANTRPNGQEDQPQFSIDIDQEKASALGVSLSDINNTLSSAWGSDYVNDFIDRGRVKPVYMQSDANFRMQPEDLDKWQVRNASGAMVPFSAFASSHWTFGSPRLERYNGSAAVEIQGAAATGVSSGAAMDEIDKLVAQLPAGYSHEWTGLSHQERLSGNQALSLYAISALVVFLCLAALYESWSIPFAVMLSVPIGIFGALAAATLFGQTNDVYFKVGLLTTIGLAAKNAILIVEFAIERQAAGMGLVEATLEAARQRLRPILMTSLAFILGVTPLAIASGAGSGAQNSVGIGVMGGMIAATVIGVFLVPLLFVTVRRIFKGGAAKEDTGQDTGQGTDEKPATANQQ from the coding sequence ATGTCAGCATTCTTCATCAACCGGCCGATCTTCGCCTGGGTGATCGCCATCGTGATCATGCTGGGTGGACTCTTGGCGCTCAGCACGCTGCCGATCTCGCAATATCCGCAGATCGCGCCGACTACGGTCAACATCAGCGCCACCTACCCGGGCGCCGATGCATCGACGGTCGAGAATTCGGTGACCAAGGTCATCGAGCAAGGCATGACCGGTATCGACAATCTCGACTACATGACGGCGACCTCGACCTCGACCGGTGCGGCCACCATCACGCTGACCTTCACCACCGCCGCCGATCCCGACACCGCCCAGGTGCAGACGCAAAACAAGCTGCAGCTGGTGCAGTCGCAGCTGCCGCAGGTGGTGCAGAGCAACGGCATCACCGTCTCCAAATCCTCGACCGGCTTCCTAATGGTCATCGGCTTCGTCTCCAGTGACGGCAAGATGAACTCGACCGATCTGGCCGACTATGTCGATAGCACCATCAACGACACGCTGAAGCGCGTCGAAGGCGTCGGCTCGACGCAGCTGTTTGGCTCCAGCTATGCCATGCGCATCTGGCTCGATCCCGACAAGCTCGCAAAATACACGCTGATGCCGAGCGACGTGGCCTCGGCGATCGAGGCGCAGAACACGCAGGTCTCGGCCGGCCAGCTCGGCGGCATGCCGCAACGCAAGGGCCAGCAGCTCAACGCCACCGTGACGGCCAAGAGCCGGCTGCAGACCGCCGAACAGTTCCGCAACATCATCCTGAAGAGCCAGACGGACGGCTCGCTGGTGCGCCTCAACGACGTCGCCACCGTGGAGCTCGGCGCCGAAAGCTATACGACGCAGGCCAGATACAATGGCCAGCCGGCGGCCGGCGTCGCCGTCAACCTGGCGACCGGCGCCAACGCCATCAACACCGCCGAGGCAGTGCGCACGACGATCAACCGGCTGAGCTCGACCTTCCCGCAAGGAGTCGAGGTCGTCTACCCATACGACACCTCGCCCTTCGTGCGGCTGTCGATCGAGGAGGTGGTCAAGACGCTGGCCGAGGCGATCGTGCTGGTGTTCCTGGTGATGTTCATCTTCCTGCAGAATCTGCGCGCCACCATCATCCCGACCATCGCGGTACCGGTGGTGCTGCTCGGCACGTTCGGCGTGCTGTCGCTGTTCGGCTATTCGGTCAACACGCTGACCATGTTCGCCATGGTGCTGGCCATCGGCCTGCTGGTCGACGACGCCATCGTCGTGGTCGAGAATGTCGAGCGCGTCATGCAGGAGGAAGATCTGTCGCCGAAAGAGGCGACGCGAAAATCGATGGGCGAGATCACCGGCGCGCTGGTCGGCATCGCCACCGTGCTGTCGGCGGTGTTCGTGCCGATGGCCTTCTTCGGTGGCTCGACCGGCATCATCTACCGACAGTTCTCGGTGACCATCGTCTCGGCCATGGTGCTGTCGGTGCTGGTAGCACTTGTGCTGACGCCGGCGCTGTGCGCCACGATCTTGCGGCGGCCCAAGGACCATGCCACGCAGACCGGCCCGTTCGGCTGGTTCAACCGCGTCTTCGACCGCGGCACATCAGCCTATCGCGACGGCTCGCACGGCATCATCAACCGGTCCTGGCGCTTTCTCGCCGTCTTCCTCGCCATCGTCGTCGCCATGGGCTGGATGTTTGCCCGGCTGCCGAGCTCGTTCCTGCCGGAAGAGGACCAGGGCATCCTGATCACCAGCGTGTCGCTGCCGGTCGGTGCGACGCAGGATCGGACCGAGCGTGTGCTGGCTGAGGTGACCGACCACTATCTCAAGGAAGAAAAGGAGGCTGTCCAGGGCGTCTTCACCGCTTCCGGCTTCGGCTTCGGCGGCGCCGGCCAGAATGTCGGCATTGCGTTCGTGCCGTTGAAGGAATTCAGCCAGCGCTCATCGCCGGCCCTGGCGGCGCAAGCGGTCGCCGGCCGCGCCATGGGTGCCTTCCGCAAGATCAGGGACGCGCAGGTGTTCGCGCTTGCCCCGCCCGCGATCCAGGGTTTTGGCAACACCAATGGCTTCGACTTCTACCTGCAGGACGTCAACGGCGCCGGCCATGACGCGCTGATCCAGACGCGCAACCAGCTTCTGGGTCTGGCCGCGCAGAGCAAGGTGCTGGCCAACACGCGTCCCAACGGCCAGGAGGACCAGCCGCAATTCTCCATCGACATCGACCAGGAAAAGGCCAGCGCGCTTGGCGTCAGCCTCTCCGACATCAACAACACGCTATCGAGCGCCTGGGGCAGCGACTACGTCAACGATTTCATCGATCGCGGGCGGGTGAAGCCGGTCTATATGCAGTCGGACGCGAATTTCCGCATGCAGCCGGAAGATCTGGACAAATGGCAGGTGCGCAATGCCAGTGGCGCCATGGTGCCGTTCTCGGCCTTCGCCTCCAGCCACTGGACCTTCGGCTCGCCCCGGCTTGAACGCTACAATGGCTCGGCAGCGGTCGAAATCCAGGGCGCGGCGGCCACCGGCGTGAGCTCGGGTGCGGCGATGGACGAGATCGACAAGCTCGTCGCGCAACTGCCTGCCGGATATTCGCATGAATGGACCGGGCTGTCGCACCAGGAACGGCTTTCGGGCAACCAGGCGCTGTCGCTCTATGCGATTTCGGCGCTGGTCGTGTTCCTGTGCCTGGCGGCACTTTATGAGAGCTGGTCGATCCCGTTCGCGGTCATGCTGTCGGTGCCGATCGGCATTTTCGGGGCGCTCGCGGCGGCGACCCTCTTCGGCCAGACCAACGACGTCTATTTCAAGGTCGGCCTGCTGACCACGATCGGCCTCGCCGCCAAGAATGCCATCCTCATCGTCGAGTTCGCCATCGAGCGGCAGGCCGCCGGCATGGGGCTCGTCGAGGCGACGCTCGAGGCGGCGCGGCAACGATTGCGGCCGATCCTGATGACGTCGCTGGCCTTCATCCTCGGCGTGACGCCGCTCGCCATCGCCAGCGGCGCCGGTTCGGGGGCACAGAACTCGGTCGGTATCGGCGTGATGGGTGGCATGATCGCGGCGACGGTGATCGGCGTCTTCTTGGTGCCGCTGCTGTTTGTCACGGTGCGGCGCATCTTCAAGGGCGGGGCGGCCAAGGAAGATACTGGGCAGGATACCGGGCAGGGCACCGACGAGAAGCCGGCGACGGCGAACCAGCAATAA
- a CDS encoding histidine kinase dimerization/phosphoacceptor domain -containing protein, protein MTSDTQKAEAVEQLLDTPDLASALESEQFKKFLDQVPIAIAVSDLGAKERVVYANPEFEKLSGLKAVRLAQKHWEALSGTGLHRQKDRALSEAVVEETDFVGTFRLERAQDTPAIIDVYSNVIEDDNGKVCFRLVALVDVSAHGETEEAVSVEERVREKDTLLRELQHRVKNNLQMITALIRLETRNATEPDQKRFERLAGRVDALAILYQTLSGDDHKDEVDLGVYLSQIASAVMNSHAVEGIRLDMKVDTYPVSVNVAMPTGLVVNELLTNALKHAFKGRDGGTITLHSIVNGDGCRIVVADDGIGLPDGETWPKPGKLGALIARSLTENAKAEFDVNSSASEGTRVTIVFKRSVAATA, encoded by the coding sequence ATGACATCCGATACACAGAAGGCCGAAGCGGTCGAGCAGTTGCTCGATACGCCGGACCTTGCCAGCGCGCTGGAAAGCGAACAGTTCAAGAAGTTCCTCGACCAGGTGCCGATCGCCATAGCCGTATCGGACCTCGGCGCGAAGGAGCGTGTCGTCTATGCCAATCCGGAATTCGAGAAACTGTCAGGCCTGAAGGCGGTCAGGCTGGCCCAGAAGCACTGGGAGGCGCTTTCCGGCACCGGCCTGCACCGGCAGAAGGACCGCGCGCTGTCCGAAGCGGTGGTCGAGGAGACCGATTTTGTCGGCACGTTCCGGCTGGAGCGGGCGCAGGACACGCCGGCGATCATCGACGTCTATTCCAACGTCATCGAGGACGACAATGGCAAGGTCTGCTTCCGGCTGGTGGCGCTGGTCGACGTTTCGGCCCATGGCGAGACCGAGGAGGCAGTGTCGGTCGAGGAACGGGTGCGCGAGAAGGACACGCTGCTGCGCGAACTGCAGCACCGGGTGAAGAACAATCTGCAGATGATCACCGCGCTGATCCGGCTGGAGACGCGCAACGCGACCGAGCCGGACCAGAAGCGCTTCGAGAGGCTGGCTGGCCGCGTCGACGCGCTGGCGATCCTTTACCAGACGCTGTCGGGCGACGATCATAAGGACGAGGTCGATCTCGGCGTCTATCTCAGCCAGATCGCGTCGGCGGTGATGAACTCGCACGCGGTCGAGGGCATTCGCCTCGACATGAAGGTCGATACCTATCCGGTGTCGGTCAACGTCGCCATGCCGACCGGGCTGGTGGTGAACGAGCTTTTGACCAATGCGCTCAAGCATGCCTTCAAAGGGCGCGACGGCGGCACGATCACGCTGCATAGCATCGTCAACGGCGATGGCTGCCGTATTGTCGTCGCCGATGACGGCATTGGCCTCCCGGATGGCGAGACCTGGCCCAAGCCCGGCAAGCTCGGCGCGCTGATCGCGCGTTCGCTGACCGAAAACGCCAAGGCGGAGTTCGACGTGAATTCGAGCGCCAGCGAGGGCACGCGGGTCACCATCGTCTTCAAGCGCTCGGTTGCCGCGACCGCTTAG
- a CDS encoding efflux RND transporter permease subunit yields MNAISSWSIRNPVPTIVLFLSLTIAGLYGFTELRTNNMPDIDLPTVTVTVSQPGAAPSEMEVQVARVVENAVATLEGVDDVSTSISEGSSVTTVEFTLGIDPETATNDVRNAESEVQSSLPAAAQTPVVAKMNASGNSVLTYVVEAPSMSPDALSWYIDNDVAKALLGVDGVSKITRSGGVDRVIRVELDPDRLTALGISAGDVSQTLASNNVNQPGGRTSVGGQEQSVRTLASAGTVGALADTRIALSGAGGVKLSDLGRVVDSWEKPRQAAYLDGRQVVAFNVYRSVGSSEIDVVKAARTAIAEIATKTDTAKFTEVTSSSGFVQESYDAAFEALWLGALLAIGVVWLFLRDIRATLVSAVAMPLSLIPTFAVMAAFDISLNNITLLALSLVVGILVDDAIVEIENIVRHMRQTGASAYQAAIEAADEIGLAVVATTATIVAVFLPVAFMPGIPGKFFFSFAVAVCVSVLFSLLVARMLTPLMGAYLVRAGGHSEDDLPAWVPTYLWLLRKALDHRWITLVAGIAFFAGSLALATKLPTEFMAATDRGRSMISVELQPGSTIEQTTDVVQDITRRLKDEPAVDSIFATIGTAATSGGGPNRGSTSAEVRSANVTVNLKPRGERSVSQQQFEAEASPKLNDIPGARIQFGADGFAGAKVAITLVGDDGGALQKASDALIDGMKSVPGLINPTSTSATTKPELIVRPDSARAAELGVTPTEIASTVKIATIGDTDTSLAKFNLGDRQVAVVVTLPDGAIDDPAKLAMLPLIGSKGTVPLGAVADIGFNAGPNSITRVGRSRSATIEADLSGMTLGQATTAIHALPAMRSLPAGVQELARGDAQRMQELFSGFATAIAAGILLMYLTLVLLFRGFVQPVTILVALPLSVGGALGFMLITGKALGISPLIGILMLMGIAAKNSILLVEYALVAQKERGMSRFDALLDAARKRARPIVMTSIAMGAGMLPIALGIGADAETRAPMAIAVIGGLISSTVLSLVHVPVVYTFMDDIQHFIGRHLARLLVERSDPDSQTATATPAKDHPAHVYPV; encoded by the coding sequence ATGAACGCCATTTCCTCCTGGTCGATCCGCAACCCGGTGCCGACCATCGTTTTGTTCCTGTCGCTGACCATTGCCGGCCTCTACGGCTTCACTGAGCTGCGCACCAACAACATGCCCGACATCGACCTGCCGACGGTCACCGTCACCGTCTCGCAGCCGGGCGCGGCGCCGAGCGAAATGGAAGTGCAGGTGGCGCGGGTGGTCGAGAATGCCGTGGCGACGCTCGAAGGCGTCGACGACGTCTCGACTTCGATCAGCGAGGGCTCGTCCGTCACCACCGTCGAGTTCACGCTCGGCATCGACCCCGAGACCGCCACCAACGATGTCCGCAACGCCGAGTCCGAGGTGCAGTCGAGCCTGCCGGCGGCCGCGCAGACGCCGGTCGTGGCCAAGATGAACGCGTCAGGCAATTCGGTGCTGACCTATGTCGTCGAGGCGCCCTCTATGTCGCCGGACGCACTGAGCTGGTACATCGACAATGATGTCGCCAAGGCGCTGCTCGGCGTCGACGGCGTCTCCAAGATCACCCGCTCGGGCGGCGTCGACCGCGTCATCCGCGTCGAGCTCGATCCGGACCGTCTGACGGCACTCGGCATCAGCGCCGGCGATGTCAGCCAGACGCTCGCCTCCAACAACGTCAACCAGCCGGGCGGCCGCACCAGCGTCGGTGGCCAGGAGCAGTCGGTGCGTACGCTGGCCAGTGCCGGCACCGTCGGGGCGCTGGCCGATACCCGCATCGCGCTGTCGGGCGCCGGCGGCGTCAAGCTCTCGGATCTCGGCCGCGTGGTCGACAGCTGGGAAAAGCCGCGCCAGGCCGCCTATCTCGACGGCAGGCAGGTCGTCGCCTTCAACGTCTACAGGTCGGTCGGATCGAGCGAGATCGACGTGGTCAAAGCCGCGCGGACCGCAATCGCGGAGATAGCGACGAAGACCGACACCGCGAAATTCACTGAAGTCACCTCATCCTCCGGGTTCGTGCAGGAAAGCTATGACGCCGCATTCGAGGCGCTGTGGCTTGGCGCGCTGCTGGCCATCGGCGTCGTCTGGCTGTTCCTGCGCGACATCAGGGCGACGCTTGTCTCGGCGGTCGCCATGCCGCTGTCGCTGATCCCGACCTTCGCGGTCATGGCCGCATTCGACATTTCGCTCAACAACATCACCTTGCTGGCGCTGTCACTGGTGGTCGGCATCCTCGTCGACGACGCCATCGTCGAGATCGAGAACATCGTGCGCCATATGCGCCAGACCGGTGCCAGCGCCTACCAGGCGGCAATCGAGGCCGCCGACGAGATCGGGCTTGCCGTGGTGGCGACCACGGCGACCATCGTGGCGGTGTTCCTGCCGGTCGCCTTCATGCCCGGCATTCCAGGAAAATTCTTCTTCTCCTTTGCCGTCGCCGTCTGCGTGTCGGTGCTGTTTTCCCTGCTGGTGGCGCGCATGCTGACGCCGCTGATGGGCGCCTATCTGGTGCGCGCTGGCGGCCACAGCGAGGACGACCTGCCGGCCTGGGTGCCGACCTATCTCTGGCTGCTGCGCAAGGCGCTCGATCATCGCTGGATCACGCTTGTCGCCGGCATCGCCTTCTTCGCCGGTTCGCTGGCGCTGGCGACGAAACTGCCGACCGAATTCATGGCGGCGACCGATCGCGGCCGCTCGATGATCTCGGTCGAGCTGCAGCCGGGGTCGACGATCGAACAGACGACAGATGTCGTCCAGGACATCACACGGCGCCTGAAGGACGAGCCGGCCGTCGACAGCATCTTTGCCACCATCGGCACCGCGGCCACCTCGGGCGGCGGGCCGAACCGTGGGTCGACCTCCGCCGAGGTGCGCAGCGCCAACGTCACCGTTAATCTGAAGCCGCGCGGCGAGCGCAGCGTCAGCCAGCAGCAGTTCGAGGCCGAGGCGTCACCGAAGCTCAACGACATCCCGGGCGCCCGCATCCAGTTCGGCGCCGACGGCTTTGCCGGCGCCAAGGTGGCGATCACGCTGGTCGGCGACGATGGCGGGGCGCTGCAGAAGGCGAGCGATGCGCTGATCGATGGGATGAAGTCGGTGCCCGGCCTCATCAATCCGACCTCGACGTCGGCGACGACCAAGCCGGAACTGATCGTGCGCCCCGACAGCGCCAGGGCGGCCGAGCTTGGCGTGACACCGACCGAGATCGCGTCGACGGTGAAGATCGCCACCATCGGCGATACCGACACCAGCCTGGCCAAGTTCAATCTAGGCGACCGCCAGGTGGCTGTCGTCGTGACCTTGCCCGACGGCGCTATCGACGACCCGGCGAAACTGGCCATGCTGCCGCTGATCGGCAGCAAGGGCACGGTGCCGCTGGGCGCCGTCGCCGATATCGGCTTCAATGCCGGGCCAAACAGCATCACAAGGGTCGGGCGCAGCCGCAGCGCCACGATAGAGGCGGATCTTTCCGGCATGACGCTTGGCCAGGCGACCACGGCCATCCATGCCTTGCCGGCGATGCGCAGCCTGCCCGCCGGCGTGCAAGAGCTGGCGCGTGGCGACGCCCAACGCATGCAGGAGCTGTTTTCCGGCTTTGCCACCGCAATCGCCGCCGGCATTCTCTTGATGTACCTGACGCTGGTGCTGCTTTTCCGCGGTTTCGTGCAGCCGGTGACCATCCTGGTCGCGCTGCCGCTGTCGGTCGGCGGTGCGCTCGGCTTCATGCTGATCACCGGCAAGGCGCTTGGCATATCGCCGCTGATCGGGATATTGATGCTGATGGGCATTGCGGCCAAGAACTCGATCCTGCTTGTCGAGTACGCCTTGGTCGCTCAGAAGGAGCGTGGCATGAGCCGCTTCGACGCACTGCTCGATGCCGCCCGCAAGCGGGCACGGCCCATCGTCATGACATCGATCGCCATGGGCGCCGGCATGTTGCCGATCGCGCTCGGCATCGGCGCCGACGCCGAGACGCGGGCGCCGATGGCGATCGCCGTGATCGGCGGGCTCATCTCCTCGACCGTGCTCAGTCTCGTCCACGTGCCAGTCGTCTACACCTTCATGGACGACATCCAGCACTTCATTGGCCGGCATCTTGCCCGGCTGCTGGTGGAGCGATCCGATCCCGACAGCCAGACGGCGACCGCAACTCCAGCGAAAGATCATCCAGCCCATGTCTATCCAGTCTAG